In Xanthomonas theicola, a single genomic region encodes these proteins:
- the recC gene encoding exodeoxyribonuclease V subunit gamma: MHAPPTSDFRLYPSNALDTLAALLAEELRRPAPEQPLLAPEVVLIPQVAMRRWLQSTLAAAHGVAANLEFLTPGEFVARALQANLGPADDDLDLATTQWRLYQALQADLGSDPALAPLAGYLADGDALKPWALAGELGGVFEKYQAWRRDWLLRWEGGADADDPQARLWRRIAGGRQYRARRIGQYLDRFARPDGPLPQGLPRRLFAFAVLNVSPDVLRVLATQARVGTLHFYLPTPTQGYWGDLQTLWQRRQQNGATDLFAAQVQENPLLQAWGAAGRDFMALVGDYEVVHPLAEIAVYADPLASGARPLADDGLGDSLLRRMQSDLFQRRAPAMPAPLPAVDLADPSLQVHACHTRLRELQVLHDQLRALLEDPRFEPPLQPREIAVLAPDIDPYVPYLDAVFGGHGSDDALPYALADASPLASEPLAEVFLTLLGLPLSRFGLHEILDLLASAPIAEAAGLDEAALDRLRGWLHAAGARWGLDAAHRRQHQAPADDAYTWRFALDRLLLGHASGAEDDIAGVAPWPQLEGSALLALDTLLRLLRVLDHHQAALAEPTAPADWRECLLGLLDALIPQAPSAPRAQRALERLRTLIDQFARDAARADYAGKVPAEVVRAHFAAVLGESDARAPLLTGGISFGRMVPMRLLPFRAICLLGMNDGDFPRRDPAAGLNRLTAELGSERRRHGDRSTREDDRFLFLQLFASAQDVFYLSYLGADARDGSVREPSLLVSELLASAAQYHADPKAIDTLVVRHPSQPFAAAAFGALGEDGADPRRFSYRRQWRPAVDSLAGQRQALAPWVAAALPADDMAVPTSLAIDDLRRLFADPAGQFLHHRLGMRLPDPAGEDSDLEPLLAPGSGLEQHDLQQQVLEAVLSGATDALYARLRARALLPSGPLGRHLLDERLRQLRPYAQAFAQWRGDASAQSPRLQVRIDGIDVHGRLPGRYPNGVGRLQVGAPGGRAAIRHGLEWLLLRAAGERVPYVRFFEHDDGLGPHPMDGDALQPLPQAQAQAALAELLRLYRQGLQAPLAFAPYSSWKYYQAARDDDLDKAIKDAATQWRASFGWSEAASPELRLVHRGRDPFADAQRFADFAATSHRLYCLLERGSADSVLDPARLAESWRHWRGAQEEAE, encoded by the coding sequence ATGCACGCCCCTCCCACGTCCGACTTCCGCCTGTATCCGTCCAATGCGCTGGACACCCTGGCCGCCCTGCTCGCCGAGGAACTGCGCCGGCCGGCGCCGGAGCAGCCGCTGCTGGCGCCGGAGGTGGTGTTGATCCCGCAGGTGGCGATGCGCCGCTGGCTGCAGTCCACGCTGGCCGCCGCGCATGGCGTGGCCGCCAACCTGGAATTCCTCACCCCCGGCGAGTTCGTCGCGCGCGCGCTGCAGGCCAATCTGGGTCCGGCCGACGACGATCTCGACCTGGCCACCACCCAGTGGCGGCTGTACCAGGCACTGCAGGCCGATCTCGGCAGCGACCCGGCGCTGGCGCCGCTGGCCGGCTATCTGGCCGACGGCGATGCGCTCAAGCCGTGGGCGCTGGCCGGCGAGTTGGGCGGAGTGTTCGAGAAGTACCAGGCCTGGCGCCGCGACTGGCTGCTGCGCTGGGAAGGCGGCGCCGACGCGGACGATCCGCAGGCGCGGCTGTGGCGCCGCATCGCCGGCGGCCGCCAGTACCGCGCGCGCCGCATCGGCCAGTACCTGGACCGCTTCGCGCGGCCCGACGGCCCGCTGCCGCAGGGACTGCCACGGCGGCTGTTCGCCTTCGCCGTGCTCAACGTGTCCCCGGACGTGCTGCGCGTGCTCGCCACCCAGGCGCGGGTGGGCACGCTGCACTTCTACCTGCCCACCCCGACCCAGGGCTACTGGGGCGACCTGCAGACGCTGTGGCAGCGCCGCCAGCAGAACGGGGCGACCGACCTGTTCGCCGCGCAGGTACAGGAAAACCCGCTGCTGCAGGCCTGGGGCGCGGCCGGGCGCGACTTCATGGCCCTGGTCGGCGACTACGAGGTGGTGCACCCGCTGGCCGAGATCGCGGTCTATGCCGATCCGCTGGCGTCCGGCGCCCGCCCGCTCGCCGACGATGGTCTCGGCGACAGCCTGCTGCGGCGCATGCAGAGCGACCTGTTCCAGCGGCGTGCGCCCGCCATGCCGGCGCCGCTGCCGGCCGTGGACCTGGCCGACCCGAGCCTGCAGGTGCATGCCTGCCATACCCGGTTGCGCGAATTGCAGGTGCTGCACGACCAGCTGCGCGCGCTGCTGGAGGACCCGCGCTTCGAACCGCCGCTGCAGCCGCGCGAGATCGCGGTGCTGGCGCCGGACATCGACCCGTACGTGCCGTACCTGGATGCGGTGTTCGGCGGCCACGGCAGCGACGACGCGCTGCCCTACGCCCTGGCCGACGCCAGCCCGCTGGCCAGCGAGCCGCTGGCCGAGGTGTTCCTGACCCTGCTCGGCCTGCCGCTGTCGCGCTTCGGCCTGCACGAGATCCTCGACCTGCTGGCCAGCGCGCCGATCGCCGAGGCCGCCGGCCTGGATGAGGCCGCGCTGGACCGCCTGCGCGGCTGGCTGCACGCCGCCGGCGCGCGCTGGGGCCTGGACGCGGCGCACCGCCGCCAGCACCAGGCGCCCGCCGACGACGCCTACACCTGGCGCTTCGCGCTGGACCGGCTGCTGCTCGGCCACGCCAGCGGCGCCGAGGACGACATCGCCGGCGTGGCGCCATGGCCGCAGCTGGAAGGCAGCGCGCTGCTGGCGCTGGACACGCTGCTGCGGTTGTTGCGCGTGCTGGACCATCACCAAGCCGCGCTGGCCGAGCCGACGGCCCCGGCGGACTGGCGCGAATGCCTGCTCGGCCTGCTCGATGCGCTGATCCCGCAGGCGCCGTCGGCGCCGCGCGCGCAACGCGCGCTGGAGCGGTTGCGCACCCTGATCGACCAGTTCGCCCGCGACGCGGCGCGCGCCGACTACGCCGGCAAGGTCCCGGCCGAGGTGGTGCGCGCGCATTTCGCCGCGGTGCTGGGCGAATCGGACGCACGCGCGCCGCTGCTCACCGGCGGCATCAGCTTCGGCCGCATGGTGCCGATGCGGCTGCTGCCGTTCCGCGCGATCTGCCTGCTCGGCATGAACGACGGCGACTTCCCGCGCCGCGACCCGGCCGCCGGACTCAACCGCCTCACCGCCGAACTGGGCAGCGAACGCCGCCGCCACGGCGACCGCTCCACCCGCGAGGACGACCGCTTCCTGTTCCTGCAGCTGTTCGCTTCGGCGCAGGACGTGTTCTACCTCAGCTACCTCGGCGCCGATGCGCGCGACGGCAGCGTGCGCGAGCCGTCGCTGCTGGTCAGCGAACTGCTGGCCAGCGCCGCGCAGTACCACGCCGATCCCAAGGCCATCGACACGCTCGTGGTGCGGCATCCGTCGCAACCGTTCGCCGCCGCCGCGTTCGGCGCGCTCGGCGAGGACGGCGCCGACCCGCGCCGCTTCAGCTATCGCCGGCAGTGGCGGCCGGCGGTGGACAGCCTGGCCGGGCAGCGCCAGGCGCTGGCGCCGTGGGTGGCCGCGGCCTTGCCCGCGGACGACATGGCGGTGCCGACGAGCCTGGCGATCGACGACCTGCGCCGCCTGTTCGCCGACCCGGCCGGGCAGTTCCTGCACCATCGCCTGGGCATGCGCCTGCCCGACCCGGCCGGCGAGGACAGCGACCTGGAGCCGCTGCTGGCGCCGGGCAGCGGGCTGGAACAGCACGACTTGCAGCAACAGGTGTTGGAAGCGGTGCTGAGCGGCGCCACCGACGCGCTGTACGCCCGCCTGCGCGCGCGCGCGCTGCTGCCGTCCGGCCCGCTGGGCCGGCACCTGCTCGACGAGCGCCTACGCCAGCTGCGCCCGTATGCGCAGGCGTTCGCGCAGTGGCGCGGCGACGCATCGGCGCAGTCGCCGCGGTTGCAGGTGCGGATCGACGGCATCGACGTGCACGGCCGGCTGCCCGGCCGCTACCCGAACGGCGTGGGGCGGTTGCAGGTCGGTGCCCCCGGTGGCCGCGCAGCGATCCGCCACGGCCTGGAATGGCTGCTGTTGCGCGCCGCCGGAGAACGCGTGCCGTACGTGCGCTTCTTCGAGCACGACGACGGCCTCGGCCCGCATCCGATGGACGGCGACGCGTTGCAACCGCTGCCGCAGGCGCAAGCGCAGGCGGCGCTGGCCGAGCTGTTGCGGCTGTACCGGCAGGGCCTGCAGGCGCCGCTGGCGTTCGCCCCGTACAGCAGCTGGAAGTACTACCAGGCCGCGCGCGACGACGATCTCGACAAGGCGATCAAGGACGCCGCCACGCAGTGGCGGGCCAGCTTCGGCTGGAGCGAAGC